A genomic segment from Candidatus Viadribacter manganicus encodes:
- a CDS encoding toll/interleukin-1 receptor domain-containing protein, giving the protein MAELYRYAAFISYSSKDAKFAQRLHRALESYGIPSSLGKFDLIGGGKQNRIYPVFRDREELSAGHLGDQIEANLRASAALIVVCSPNGAASPWVQKEIEFFAAQGRHAKIFAIIPDTAPLTDEQGADCTQTCFPPAFRGDALSGDKLEPLAADARKGKDGFRNAWLKIVAGMVGVTPGQIIDRDRKRRRQQALTLGSGVAALVITAIAAINLPAGERVRSAMTTAAAERVERQQIESAAFALAGLPADGDINPLHSRQADDVVGQAGLLVSIVGRFDTGYARTHSPDFRFAVLEETDRDTDIETYFLADLRTGERTLLEGARMDSAIDDEFRFSPDGRALINYGFDEILFWNTETGEGTQIGGEYAVAEDGLSLVAVQRVGETARGTLYSFRQGSAPIDLGEIPGDTVDDWSTSAPEPRLCYGFSRRERYLLHRTAAGEGILRDLHTGRTVSFGSIGCGRFFSQFSDHRASIVSSDDERYFAVLTPDGTTAIHDATGALRINVGRYWLNAIYGHIALMFDFDLPPPYPRRYLNIETGREVYVGLANENSSNGQTFLIFDEGGPPRLRDATTLQDTPLNFSGDAQQDIDISVDGRYLVLRRQDAAFLYDVESRRETPLNVDRSASVYFYDAEGHQILSHLAPQGARARYLRISPRDGQGLVWDLDSGRQEPLHSEWLWSPNRRYVLVRAADGRTTVRDLHSNAPDVTLDAQLDVDYIRTYGTTPFISDAFVAFSSSGARTVYSIDGSRTHRLENLVGNQFTPSGDFWIYSQRLASDLPRLSFQYDVATGVTTPLGTAGASVPSDEDASENLEPYYFTSEQRENLPAVNYLLRDPRAIAQGRGGALRASVCRLSADYIDPFPASVRDEQTASADGNGAALYADLEGRPWNPCDWRGLLAVFPNRARGDGWFEGMRQWLRLISVRWNLGGRDYACEETTSAASAETRARRARMCERFAAPAAPVPT; this is encoded by the coding sequence ATGGCCGAACTTTATCGCTACGCCGCCTTTATCTCGTATTCGAGCAAGGACGCGAAATTCGCACAGCGCCTGCATCGCGCGCTTGAGAGTTACGGCATTCCATCGTCGCTCGGAAAGTTCGACCTGATCGGCGGCGGCAAGCAGAACCGCATCTATCCTGTGTTCCGCGACCGCGAAGAATTGAGCGCGGGGCATCTGGGCGATCAGATCGAAGCAAACCTCAGAGCGTCCGCAGCACTGATCGTCGTGTGCTCGCCCAACGGCGCCGCGAGCCCGTGGGTGCAAAAGGAGATTGAGTTCTTCGCCGCGCAGGGCCGTCACGCAAAAATCTTCGCCATCATCCCCGACACAGCGCCACTCACCGACGAGCAGGGCGCGGATTGCACGCAAACCTGCTTCCCACCCGCCTTCCGCGGCGACGCCCTCTCCGGCGACAAACTCGAACCGCTCGCGGCGGATGCGCGCAAAGGGAAGGATGGGTTTCGCAATGCTTGGCTGAAAATCGTCGCGGGGATGGTGGGCGTCACGCCGGGACAAATTATCGATCGGGATAGGAAACGGCGCAGGCAGCAAGCATTGACGCTGGGCTCGGGCGTGGCCGCGCTCGTCATAACCGCTATCGCCGCAATCAACCTCCCGGCCGGTGAGCGCGTACGGTCCGCAATGACGACGGCCGCCGCTGAACGCGTTGAGCGCCAGCAGATAGAGTCAGCTGCGTTTGCGCTTGCCGGTTTGCCTGCCGATGGCGACATCAACCCTCTGCACTCCCGCCAAGCGGACGACGTCGTGGGGCAGGCGGGTCTGTTGGTCTCCATCGTCGGCCGCTTCGACACCGGATACGCACGCACACATTCACCGGACTTTCGGTTTGCCGTGCTCGAAGAAACGGACCGCGACACCGACATTGAAACCTATTTCTTGGCCGACCTTCGCACCGGAGAGCGCACGCTCCTCGAGGGCGCGCGCATGGATAGTGCGATCGATGACGAATTCAGATTCTCGCCGGACGGCCGCGCGCTCATCAACTATGGGTTCGACGAAATTCTCTTCTGGAATACTGAGACCGGAGAGGGGACGCAAATAGGCGGCGAGTACGCCGTTGCTGAAGACGGGCTGTCCTTGGTCGCCGTCCAGCGCGTTGGCGAGACGGCGCGCGGGACGCTCTATTCATTCCGTCAGGGATCGGCGCCGATCGATCTCGGCGAAATCCCGGGCGACACAGTTGACGATTGGTCGACGAGTGCGCCGGAGCCTCGTCTCTGCTACGGTTTCTCGCGGCGTGAGCGCTATCTGCTCCACCGCACTGCTGCAGGCGAAGGCATCTTACGGGACCTGCACACGGGGCGCACAGTCAGCTTCGGGTCAATCGGATGTGGCAGGTTTTTCAGTCAGTTCTCGGACCACAGAGCGTCCATCGTTTCGTCCGATGATGAGCGTTACTTCGCCGTGCTCACCCCCGATGGCACGACAGCTATCCACGACGCAACGGGTGCGTTGCGCATCAATGTCGGTCGTTACTGGCTCAACGCGATCTACGGGCACATCGCTCTGATGTTCGACTTTGACCTGCCGCCGCCATACCCCCGTCGCTACCTGAATATCGAAACCGGCCGCGAGGTCTATGTCGGCCTCGCGAACGAGAACTCAAGCAACGGCCAAACGTTTCTCATTTTCGACGAAGGTGGCCCGCCGCGCCTGCGCGATGCGACGACGCTTCAAGATACGCCGCTCAACTTCTCTGGCGATGCTCAACAAGACATCGACATCTCCGTGGACGGCCGCTACCTCGTCCTACGCCGGCAGGACGCGGCATTTCTCTATGACGTCGAGTCACGGCGAGAGACACCGCTCAACGTCGATCGATCAGCCAGCGTCTATTTCTACGACGCGGAGGGGCATCAAATATTGTCCCATTTGGCACCGCAGGGTGCTCGCGCGCGTTACCTGCGTATCTCGCCGCGCGATGGGCAGGGCCTTGTCTGGGACTTGGACTCCGGTCGGCAGGAGCCGCTCCACAGTGAGTGGTTGTGGTCGCCAAATCGCCGGTACGTGCTCGTTCGAGCTGCGGATGGCCGGACGACTGTGCGCGATCTCCACTCGAACGCGCCGGACGTGACACTCGATGCGCAACTCGACGTCGACTACATTCGCACCTACGGAACGACGCCCTTCATCAGCGACGCCTTCGTTGCGTTCAGCAGCTCAGGAGCCAGAACCGTGTATTCGATCGACGGATCGAGGACGCACCGGCTCGAGAATCTCGTCGGCAATCAATTTACGCCCTCTGGTGACTTCTGGATTTATTCTCAGCGGTTGGCGTCAGATTTGCCGCGTCTGTCTTTCCAGTACGATGTCGCCACTGGGGTAACGACACCTCTCGGCACCGCAGGCGCCAGCGTACCGTCAGACGAGGACGCATCGGAAAACCTCGAGCCCTATTACTTCACCTCTGAGCAAAGGGAGAACCTTCCGGCCGTGAACTATCTGCTTCGCGATCCACGCGCGATCGCGCAGGGCCGCGGCGGTGCGCTACGCGCGAGCGTTTGCCGCCTCAGTGCCGACTACATCGATCCATTCCCGGCCTCCGTGCGCGACGAGCAAACAGCGAGCGCCGATGGCAACGGCGCCGCGCTCTACGCCGACCTTGAAGGCCGTCCGTGGAATCCGTGTGACTGGCGCGGTCTGCTCGCCGTCTTCCCGAACCGCGCGCGCGGCGATGGCTGGTTTGAAGGCATGCGCCAGTGGCTGCGGCTGATCTCTGTGCGTTGGAATCTGGGCGGTCGCGATTATGCCTGTGAAGAAACCACCTCCGCGGCGTCCGCCGAAACCCGCGCCCGCCGCGCCCGCATGTGCGAGCGCTTCGCCGCGCCCGCGGCCCCTGTGCCAACCTGA
- a CDS encoding toll/interleukin-1 receptor domain-containing protein, with product MSDVFISYKREDEPRVGRLVQALEKAGLKLWWDRGLPGGESWRANIQGSLDAAKCVVVAWTHQSTSPAGDFVRDEAGQAKARGILVPVLLERGVRPPLGFGEVQAIDLSHWRGSQSDPFFQDAVAAIRAKVEGRAVPPARGPMRRLLRRLTIGSVASAGMAGLVGFGMNLLQVQDQVCTIDVGQPYLSDVCGAVNLGNRPTQAERVAFERLPPGDCAALEGYRDHFEASPLREIVDSRLNARVTLQEERWIAGERRLALYAGGSSETEARTRAQARAAQLCQGFAATTQFRVTAADSEGAFACEGGACGLTGEAVCRLEERQVVASDVCGGNAQ from the coding sequence ATGAGCGACGTCTTCATCTCCTACAAGCGCGAGGACGAACCGCGTGTCGGCCGCCTGGTTCAGGCGCTCGAGAAAGCCGGCCTAAAACTGTGGTGGGATCGTGGTCTTCCTGGCGGGGAGAGCTGGCGCGCCAACATTCAAGGATCGCTCGACGCTGCAAAATGCGTGGTTGTAGCATGGACGCATCAGAGCACATCGCCTGCGGGCGATTTTGTCCGCGACGAAGCCGGGCAAGCCAAGGCCCGCGGGATCCTCGTGCCGGTCCTCCTCGAACGCGGGGTTCGCCCGCCGCTCGGCTTCGGCGAAGTGCAAGCGATCGATCTCTCTCATTGGCGTGGCAGCCAAAGCGATCCGTTCTTTCAAGACGCGGTGGCGGCGATCCGCGCCAAGGTCGAAGGGCGTGCAGTCCCGCCGGCGCGCGGACCGATGCGACGTCTGTTACGGCGGCTGACGATCGGTAGTGTCGCCAGTGCAGGCATGGCCGGTTTGGTAGGATTTGGTATGAACTTGCTGCAAGTGCAGGATCAAGTTTGCACCATTGATGTGGGGCAACCTTACCTTTCGGACGTGTGCGGGGCGGTCAATCTCGGCAACCGTCCAACGCAGGCCGAGCGCGTCGCGTTCGAACGTTTGCCGCCCGGCGACTGTGCTGCGCTCGAAGGCTATCGCGATCATTTCGAAGCAAGTCCGCTCCGCGAGATTGTGGACAGCCGTCTCAATGCCCGCGTCACGTTGCAGGAAGAGCGATGGATCGCGGGCGAACGCCGCCTAGCGCTCTATGCTGGCGGCTCGTCTGAAACGGAGGCGCGCACGCGCGCACAAGCGCGCGCCGCTCAGCTTTGCCAAGGCTTCGCTGCAACTACGCAGTTTCGTGTCACCGCAGCGGATTCAGAAGGGGCGTTTGCGTGCGAAGGCGGAGCCTGTGGACTTACCGGAGAAGCAGTTTGCAGGCTCGAAGAACGCCAGGTTGTGGCGAGCGACGTCTGTGGCGGGAATGCGCAGTAG
- a CDS encoding type II toxin-antitoxin system RelE/ParE family toxin — translation MPTIIKSDAFAEWIDNLRDRAGAAQVLHRLARLERGNPGIVAPVGEGVSELKIDFGPGYRVYFGQRGQELVIILAGGDKSSQERDIKAAKRLWDEWKKQNR, via the coding sequence ATACCGACGATTATCAAGTCCGACGCGTTCGCGGAGTGGATCGATAACCTTCGCGACCGCGCCGGCGCCGCCCAGGTGTTGCATCGCCTCGCTCGTTTGGAGCGCGGCAATCCCGGCATTGTTGCGCCCGTTGGCGAGGGCGTGAGCGAGCTGAAGATCGATTTCGGGCCGGGGTATCGCGTTTATTTTGGGCAACGCGGCCAAGAATTGGTGATCATTCTCGCCGGCGGCGACAAGTCCAGCCAAGAGCGGGACATCAAAGCGGCCAAGAGACTGTGGGACGAATGGAAGAAGCAAAACCGATGA
- a CDS encoding toll/interleukin-1 receptor domain-containing protein, with translation MTDIFLPYKREDETRVGRLVQALEKAGLKVWWDRGLPAGESWRANIRCGPFVRPEDRPQVGTGAAGAAKRSHMRARRARVSADAAEVVSSQA, from the coding sequence ATGACCGACATCTTCCTCCCCTACAAGCGCGAGGATGAAACCCGCGTTGGACGCCTGGTGCAGGCGCTGGAGAAGGCCGGACTCAAAGTCTGGTGGGATCGCGGCCTGCCGGCCGGGGAAAGCTGGCGCGCCAACATTCGTTGCGGTCCATTTGTGCGGCCGGAAGACCGGCCTCAGGTTGGCACAGGGGCCGCGGGCGCGGCGAAGCGCTCGCACATGCGGGCGCGGCGGGCGCGGGTTTCGGCGGACGCCGCGGAGGTGGTTTCTTCACAGGCATAA
- a CDS encoding tetratricopeptide repeat protein, whose product MRTWLLVTGLMTAALASAPVDAVAAERVDAVSANARAEIAAALYSASATQAVAERLADDRLSAAQREIERLRGEGDRARLQLIAAQEQYVSDLEQRSSAYQQEIAVFRQTVTEIAATPQGRRALALYAEGDPAAGRELLTRLMETRARAERRAADLRQAVDARRIATLDLDAMKSGRLDTLTVIADFELVTRLDGSQSSDWLQLARLYRDAGRLAQAEQASDRGLEAARSPAEIGRLQLERASIFSASINFEGQMRAGAEALAQLTAAAAAEPGVVSIRRDLLEAQLRASDDTEAELLTAVREAVAGAPNDLSLQLTYIDTLVQLGEDAADRQDYRAATANFSVIMDAIDAVSATDAERIAVDNARARVLGLQAEILERYGEVNELLSVRARRTSILSRIVDANPASAAQRELHAMSMVDFGVVLLSTGGVTGNEGEESRDGRWWIIEGIRRLRELTQANPSNPTTLLMFAGTLLSSSHLISADPDSAEALALWNEGVAAVEALARAYPNRIDLQNAAVGMMLMRIEQESDAGAKRALIAELMPRVRDLARSDGDDPGIQNIYVVALIEEAKVLDGAADLRERTRVEREADEFVRRAERRTPDYPAARLDVANLYRGLGGYYLDRNDTPLALERYERAFALQRAVWMSDPETTVFRDELADDMIRLGRRFYENGDTANGAQYFRNALDLFRGDAATGEDPEWREYLLLIRLHEYGDLLTERRDWAGAQAVIEERLALYRRRAAPDRISTERMIASELRELGRIASEQNDLERAASHLQEALAVAQPIAAAHADDASNQRLLGMIFDGLVDVSVKRARAAAERGDGALAESRWLEAAAAAQNRVEFRRRLASAPNAAPDAQSELANALVWLGNVHLTVRNQQAARIAFDEAVTLYRRLLGANPGSSEARTALAESLSTLSGLQDNNARELTLLQEMLTVYRQGPEDPVREYRVAYAHFSIALTEERLSRMDRAAASFSQGFTVFRHLMTQYPDYASLKGELVNIMTGVGDRGLLSAADRQWLEETRASDPVLAQTYHRRQCANEGDAYSPEQRIAGCSGVLDAADTTSEQRALALGNRGNAYFAQRDYVRAGADYDELTRIEPQNAAAFYNLSLVHRSQGDHSRAIADVDHAASIEPDNARFQNGRCWSRAVSGLELDVARAACDAALRLRPGDAATYNSRGMVGLKQERWQDAWNDYDAAVRAAPDRATHHYGRGIAALRLGRIAEGEADIAHALTLDANIAQTYAGYGVTR is encoded by the coding sequence ATGCGGACCTGGCTTCTTGTGACGGGGCTCATGACGGCAGCGCTCGCGAGCGCGCCCGTCGATGCGGTCGCGGCCGAGCGTGTCGATGCGGTGAGCGCAAATGCACGTGCTGAGATTGCTGCGGCGCTTTATTCTGCAAGCGCCACCCAAGCGGTCGCCGAACGGCTCGCCGACGATAGGCTGAGCGCAGCGCAACGTGAGATCGAGCGACTTCGCGGTGAAGGCGACCGCGCACGATTGCAGCTCATAGCGGCTCAAGAGCAGTACGTCAGCGATCTCGAACAACGCAGCTCAGCCTATCAGCAAGAAATTGCGGTCTTTCGTCAGACCGTAACGGAGATTGCGGCAACCCCCCAAGGGCGGCGCGCCCTCGCGCTATACGCGGAGGGCGATCCTGCCGCGGGCCGCGAATTGCTCACGCGCCTCATGGAAACGCGCGCGCGCGCCGAGCGGCGCGCAGCTGATCTGCGGCAAGCCGTCGATGCGCGCCGCATCGCCACGCTCGATCTCGATGCGATGAAGAGCGGCAGGCTCGACACGCTCACCGTGATCGCAGACTTCGAACTGGTCACGCGCCTGGACGGAAGCCAAAGCAGCGACTGGCTCCAACTGGCGCGGCTCTACCGCGACGCCGGACGTCTCGCTCAGGCCGAGCAAGCGAGCGACCGCGGCCTGGAAGCGGCGCGCTCGCCTGCGGAGATCGGCCGGCTCCAGCTGGAGCGCGCCTCGATTTTCTCGGCAAGCATCAACTTTGAGGGCCAGATGCGGGCTGGCGCCGAAGCGCTTGCCCAGCTCACCGCCGCCGCAGCGGCCGAGCCCGGCGTTGTCTCGATCCGGCGCGACCTGCTGGAGGCGCAGCTCAGAGCCTCCGATGACACCGAGGCCGAACTGCTGACGGCTGTACGTGAAGCCGTCGCGGGCGCGCCGAACGATCTCTCGCTCCAACTCACCTACATCGACACGCTGGTCCAACTGGGGGAGGACGCGGCCGATCGCCAGGATTATCGCGCGGCGACCGCCAATTTCAGCGTCATCATGGACGCCATTGATGCGGTCAGCGCCACCGACGCCGAACGCATTGCCGTCGACAACGCGCGCGCGCGGGTGCTGGGCCTCCAAGCCGAAATCCTGGAGCGCTACGGCGAAGTCAATGAGCTCCTCAGCGTCAGGGCGAGGCGAACCAGCATCCTGTCGCGCATCGTGGACGCCAACCCCGCAAGCGCGGCGCAACGCGAGCTCCACGCAATGTCGATGGTGGACTTCGGCGTCGTCCTGTTAAGTACCGGCGGCGTCACGGGAAACGAGGGCGAGGAGTCCCGCGACGGCCGGTGGTGGATCATCGAGGGTATACGCAGGCTTCGCGAATTGACCCAAGCGAACCCTTCCAACCCCACCACACTGCTCATGTTCGCAGGCACGCTTCTCTCCAGCAGCCATTTGATCAGCGCCGATCCGGACTCGGCTGAAGCACTGGCGCTGTGGAACGAAGGCGTGGCGGCTGTGGAGGCGCTTGCGCGCGCGTACCCGAATCGCATCGACCTGCAGAATGCCGCCGTTGGCATGATGCTGATGCGCATCGAGCAGGAGAGCGATGCAGGCGCCAAGCGCGCGCTGATCGCAGAGCTGATGCCGCGCGTCAGAGATCTCGCGAGGAGCGACGGCGACGACCCTGGCATACAGAACATCTATGTCGTCGCCCTGATTGAAGAGGCCAAGGTTCTAGATGGCGCGGCGGATTTGCGCGAGCGCACGCGCGTCGAGCGAGAGGCCGACGAATTCGTGCGTCGCGCTGAGCGCCGCACTCCAGACTACCCCGCAGCGCGACTCGACGTCGCCAACTTGTATCGCGGCCTTGGCGGCTATTACTTGGATCGGAATGACACGCCGCTTGCGCTGGAACGGTACGAGCGGGCATTCGCGCTTCAACGCGCCGTATGGATGAGTGATCCGGAAACTACTGTGTTCCGCGATGAATTGGCTGACGACATGATACGCCTCGGGCGGAGGTTTTACGAAAATGGCGACACCGCCAACGGCGCGCAGTATTTTCGCAACGCGCTCGATCTCTTCCGCGGCGATGCCGCAACCGGCGAAGACCCGGAATGGCGCGAGTACCTGCTGCTCATTCGCCTCCACGAGTATGGCGACCTACTTACGGAGCGCCGGGATTGGGCCGGCGCACAGGCTGTGATCGAAGAGCGCCTTGCACTCTATCGCCGCCGCGCCGCGCCCGACCGTATTTCGACTGAGCGCATGATCGCGAGCGAGCTCCGGGAACTCGGCCGCATTGCAAGCGAGCAGAACGACCTTGAGCGCGCCGCAAGCCATCTGCAGGAAGCGCTTGCTGTCGCGCAGCCAATCGCGGCCGCCCATGCCGACGACGCGTCCAATCAGCGCCTCCTCGGCATGATTTTTGACGGTCTCGTCGACGTCTCGGTCAAGCGCGCCCGCGCGGCAGCTGAGCGGGGTGACGGCGCACTTGCCGAGTCCCGCTGGCTGGAGGCGGCCGCCGCGGCACAAAACCGGGTCGAATTCCGTCGTCGGCTCGCCTCGGCCCCAAATGCGGCGCCGGACGCTCAGAGTGAGCTTGCCAACGCGCTGGTGTGGCTTGGGAATGTGCATCTCACTGTGCGCAATCAGCAAGCGGCCCGCATAGCCTTTGACGAAGCCGTGACCCTCTATAGGCGTCTCCTCGGCGCCAATCCGGGTTCCAGCGAAGCGCGGACCGCGCTCGCAGAGAGCCTTAGCACCTTGAGTGGTCTGCAAGACAACAACGCAAGAGAGCTGACGCTGTTGCAGGAGATGTTGACGGTGTATCGCCAGGGTCCCGAAGACCCTGTCAGGGAATATCGTGTCGCGTATGCGCACTTCAGTATTGCACTAACGGAGGAGCGTCTGAGCCGGATGGATCGCGCTGCGGCGAGCTTCAGTCAGGGCTTCACCGTTTTCCGTCATCTTATGACGCAGTACCCGGACTACGCTTCCCTCAAGGGCGAACTCGTGAACATCATGACTGGGGTTGGGGACCGCGGTCTTTTGAGCGCGGCGGATCGCCAATGGCTGGAAGAGACGCGGGCCAGCGATCCTGTGCTCGCGCAAACTTATCACAGGCGTCAGTGCGCGAACGAAGGCGACGCCTATTCGCCGGAGCAGCGTATTGCGGGCTGTAGCGGCGTACTCGATGCCGCAGACACAACGTCGGAGCAACGGGCGCTTGCCCTCGGCAATCGGGGCAACGCCTATTTTGCGCAACGTGACTATGTGCGCGCCGGCGCCGATTACGACGAACTTACAAGGATCGAACCGCAGAACGCGGCCGCCTTCTACAATCTCTCCCTTGTCCATCGCAGCCAAGGCGATCACAGCCGCGCCATTGCCGACGTCGATCATGCTGCTTCTATCGAGCCCGACAATGCTCGCTTCCAAAACGGCCGCTGCTGGTCTCGCGCGGTCTCCGGCCTCGAGCTCGATGTTGCTAGAGCCGCATGCGATGCAGCGCTTCGCCTTCGCCCCGGCGACGCCGCAACCTATAACAGCCGCGGAATGGTCGGATTAAAGCAAGAACGGTGGCAAGATGCGTGGAACGATTATGATGCGGCCGTTCGCGCCGCCCCCGATCGCGCAACCCACCATTATGGCCGAGGGATTGCGGCGCTGCGGCTCGGTCGAATAGCGGAGGGTGAGGCCGACATCGCCCACGCGCTGACGCTCGATGCGAACATCGCGCAGACCTATGCTGGATACGGCGTGACGCGCTGA
- a CDS encoding tetratricopeptide repeat protein, protein MRGLLFLVGLSVAAAAAPSPASAQSQRTTVAVDARAEVASALYAASATQAAAERAADARLRAQAAEIERLRREGRASRTQIAELEERYVADLAQRDRAYAQEIAVFRSAVQDIASTPEGAVALARFNAGDEIGALAVLDQLRAARDRARQVRANVESAAEGRRIASLALEARARGRLDTSAVIARYAEVTRLDPGVHWDWVELGRLYIDAGNLPNARRAAESAAQTAGDDRDRTVALDALGDVLRAQGDLIGARTRYEESAHLAQRLAAQDPSSPSLQTTLSVSFTKLGDVAIAQGDLAAARRYFEQSLAIDQRLAAQDPSSASLQRDVSVSLNRGGDVLVAQGDLTGARAHYEESLRIRQRLAAQDPSSASLQRDVGVSLDRIGDVLVAQGDLTGARAHYEESLRIRQRLAAQDPSSASLQRDVSISLNGVGDVLVAQGDLTGARARYEESLSIVQRLATQDPSSAGLQTNMSVSFSKLGDVAIAQGDLAAARRYFEQSLAIDQRLAAQDPSSASLQRDVSVSQIKVGDVLVAQGDLTGARTRYEESLRIIQRLAAQDPSSASLQRDVGVSLDRIGDALRAQGDLTGARTRYEESLRIRQSLAAQDPSSARLQRALIISYVKLQEVTRDRSYAQRALDVARGMQARRQLAPSDAWMIPELERRAGQ, encoded by the coding sequence ATGCGAGGTTTGCTTTTCCTGGTGGGCTTGAGCGTCGCCGCCGCTGCCGCGCCGTCGCCCGCCTCCGCGCAATCTCAGCGCACCACCGTCGCGGTAGATGCGCGCGCGGAGGTGGCGTCGGCGCTCTACGCAGCCAGTGCAACCCAGGCCGCAGCAGAGCGCGCAGCGGATGCACGGCTGCGCGCACAGGCCGCCGAAATCGAGCGTCTGCGCCGCGAGGGACGCGCCAGCCGCACTCAGATCGCCGAGCTTGAAGAACGCTACGTCGCCGACCTTGCCCAGCGCGACCGCGCCTACGCACAAGAGATCGCGGTGTTTCGCAGCGCCGTGCAGGACATCGCTTCAACCCCTGAAGGCGCTGTAGCGTTGGCGCGGTTCAACGCCGGTGACGAGATCGGTGCGCTTGCTGTGCTCGACCAATTACGTGCGGCGCGCGATCGCGCCCGCCAGGTCCGCGCCAACGTAGAGAGCGCCGCCGAAGGTCGCCGCATCGCCTCGCTCGCCCTCGAAGCGCGCGCCCGCGGACGTCTCGACACCAGCGCCGTCATTGCCCGCTACGCAGAAGTCACCCGCCTCGATCCCGGCGTGCACTGGGATTGGGTGGAACTGGGCCGACTCTACATCGACGCTGGCAATCTCCCCAATGCGCGTCGAGCAGCGGAGAGCGCGGCTCAAACGGCGGGTGATGATCGGGATCGCACTGTGGCACTTGACGCTCTCGGCGACGTGCTCCGCGCGCAAGGTGATCTCATCGGGGCACGCACGCGCTACGAAGAGAGCGCGCACCTCGCCCAACGCCTCGCGGCCCAGGACCCGAGTTCCCCAAGCCTCCAGACGACTCTGTCGGTGAGTTTTACCAAGCTCGGCGACGTCGCGATTGCCCAAGGCGATCTGGCAGCTGCGCGACGCTACTTCGAACAGAGCTTGGCCATAGACCAACGCCTCGCCGCCCAGGACCCGAGTTCCGCAAGCCTGCAGCGCGATGTCAGCGTCAGCCTAAACAGGGGCGGCGACGTGCTCGTCGCCCAAGGCGATCTCACCGGCGCACGCGCGCACTATGAAGAGAGCTTGCGCATCAGACAACGCCTCGCCGCCCAGGACCCAAGTTCCGCAAGCCTGCAGCGCGATGTCGGCGTCAGCCTGGACAGGATCGGCGACGTGCTCGTCGCCCAAGGCGATCTCACCGGCGCACGCGCGCACTATGAAGAGAGCTTGCGCATCAGACAACGCCTCGCCGCCCAGGACCCAAGTTCCGCAAGCCTGCAGCGCGATGTCAGCATCAGCCTAAACGGGGTCGGCGACGTGCTCGTCGCCCAAGGCGATCTCACCGGCGCACGCGCGCGCTATGAAGAGAGCTTGAGCATCGTCCAACGCCTCGCCACCCAGGACCCGAGTTCCGCAGGCCTGCAGACGAATATGTCGGTGAGCTTCAGCAAGCTCGGCGACGTTGCGATTGCCCAAGGCGATCTGGCCGCTGCGCGGCGCTACTTTGAACAGAGCCTAGCCATAGACCAACGTCTCGCCGCCCAGGACCCGAGTTCCGCAAGCCTGCAGCGCGATGTCAGCGTCAGCCAGATCAAGGTGGGCGACGTGCTCGTCGCCCAAGGCGATCTCACCGGCGCACGCACACGCTATGAAGAGAGCTTGCGCATCATCCAACGCCTCGCCGCACAGGACCCGAGTTCCGCAAGCCTGCAGCGCGATGTCGGCGTCAGCCTGGACAGGATCGGCGACGCGCTCCGCGCCCAAGGCGATCTCACCGGCGCACGCACACGCTATGAAGAGAGCTTGCGCATCAGACAAAGCCTAGCCGCACAGGACCCGAGTTCCGCAAGACTGCAGCGCGCTCTGATCATCAGCTATGTGAAGCTTCAGGAGGTCACGAGGGATCGCAGTTATGCGCAGCGCGCATTGGATGTTGCGCGTGGCATGCAGGCGCGCCGACAATTGGCGCCGAGCGATGCCTGGATGATCCCTGAACTTGAGCGGCGAGCCGGCCAATGA
- a CDS encoding addiction module antidote protein has protein sequence MRKAKFSAFDVADHIKTPDDAAHYLDAVLADGDANEIAEALGMVARSQGMAAIAEESGLSRETLYRTLSDAGNPRLATLLGVLRAMGLRLSVAAA, from the coding sequence ATGAGGAAAGCTAAGTTCTCGGCCTTCGACGTGGCCGACCATATCAAGACCCCAGACGATGCGGCGCACTATCTCGACGCCGTACTGGCGGATGGCGATGCGAACGAAATCGCCGAAGCGCTTGGCATGGTCGCCCGCTCCCAAGGCATGGCAGCGATTGCTGAGGAAAGCGGGCTTTCGCGCGAGACGCTTTATCGAACCCTCAGCGACGCTGGAAATCCGAGACTGGCGACGCTGCTCGGCGTCCTGCGCGCCATGGGCCTTCGTCTTTCGGTCGCGGCAGCTTAG